The following are from one region of the Leptospira neocaledonica genome:
- a CDS encoding B12-binding domain-containing radical SAM protein produces the protein MAKLKLVQLPVPPPTAFAATGNVPLAAGCLAVSARENGLEKKGLELEVLDPDITDKEGDSQLADRIAKDEPEFLGFSLYLWNTERSLHLAKEVKRRSPSTKILIGGPEVNPDNPFVLSETGYDIAVSGEAEHTFFALMETLLKKEDPRKLPNIAVRELDGKMGMFSREENASFPLTSYPSPYLQGFVPVDPARSTYLETVRGCRSQCTYCFYPKSSNVLRTLDIPETIKLLSSLKDKGAKELVFLDPTFNHRPGFEEFLDAIIDVNSDRAMTMFGELRSEGITEKIADKLALAGFNRIELGMQSINKETLKRVKRFGSPEKVAEAARMLADRGIELLLDLIIGLPGDTPDDVMEGIEFFYGHGLGEWVQVFPLSILPGTAMRKDAESEGLVYLPKPPYRVIRTPNFSPEALSSTLFRSEDRLDRRLDETPRSLLSDPDPSVSDIFSFSPGLSEKFALEDFSLSGARHVSIWWRGDNLEKSKKEFFDRLNYRFNKDPFAVTDLVLYPRSTFDPELITEIMEEFSKVPASYLSRTLAHRGENMLHRIVLVLPQGISFPLEWISEIREYIPVFQEMEWEEAVRKSEELGGEFPGARIISKNENGSAWKILKENADPESVTFADRVLEKRWCWEVLGYSEK, from the coding sequence ATGGCAAAACTAAAACTGGTTCAACTACCTGTTCCTCCTCCTACGGCCTTTGCCGCTACGGGGAATGTTCCCTTGGCAGCTGGATGTTTGGCTGTTTCTGCCCGGGAGAATGGCCTGGAAAAAAAAGGCTTAGAATTAGAAGTTCTAGATCCTGATATCACAGATAAAGAAGGAGATAGCCAACTTGCGGACCGTATCGCAAAAGATGAGCCTGAATTTTTGGGCTTCTCACTTTATCTTTGGAATACGGAAAGAAGTCTTCATCTCGCTAAAGAAGTAAAACGTAGATCTCCATCCACTAAAATTTTAATCGGCGGACCGGAAGTAAATCCGGATAATCCTTTCGTTCTCTCCGAAACAGGTTACGATATTGCAGTCTCCGGTGAAGCGGAGCATACATTTTTTGCTCTTATGGAAACTCTTCTTAAAAAGGAAGATCCTAGGAAATTACCCAATATAGCAGTCAGAGAACTGGATGGAAAAATGGGAATGTTTTCCAGAGAAGAGAATGCTTCCTTTCCACTTACGAGTTATCCTTCTCCTTATCTACAAGGATTTGTGCCTGTGGATCCGGCAAGATCCACATATCTGGAAACCGTAAGAGGATGTAGATCCCAATGCACTTATTGTTTTTATCCTAAGAGTAGTAACGTATTAAGAACTTTAGATATACCTGAGACGATCAAACTTCTTTCCAGTTTGAAAGATAAAGGAGCCAAAGAGTTAGTATTTTTAGATCCTACATTCAATCATAGACCAGGCTTCGAAGAATTTTTAGATGCGATCATAGATGTAAACTCGGACAGAGCGATGACAATGTTCGGAGAATTGAGATCTGAAGGAATTACTGAAAAGATCGCAGACAAACTAGCGTTAGCCGGTTTTAATCGAATAGAACTCGGAATGCAGTCCATTAATAAGGAAACCTTAAAACGTGTAAAACGTTTTGGAAGTCCTGAAAAAGTAGCTGAGGCAGCCAGAATGTTGGCTGATCGAGGGATCGAACTCTTATTGGATTTAATCATCGGGCTTCCCGGAGATACCCCTGACGATGTGATGGAAGGGATAGAATTTTTTTATGGGCATGGATTAGGAGAATGGGTCCAGGTATTTCCATTATCCATTCTGCCTGGAACTGCAATGAGAAAGGATGCAGAGTCCGAAGGATTGGTATATCTTCCTAAACCACCTTATAGAGTGATTCGAACTCCTAATTTTAGCCCGGAAGCATTGAGCTCCACATTGTTCCGCTCAGAAGACAGATTGGATAGAAGATTGGATGAAACTCCTCGTAGTCTTTTGTCAGACCCAGATCCTTCAGTTTCCGATATATTTTCCTTTTCTCCAGGATTGTCCGAAAAGTTTGCCTTAGAGGATTTTTCACTTTCGGGTGCCAGACATGTTTCCATTTGGTGGAGAGGAGATAATTTAGAAAAATCTAAAAAAGAATTCTTTGATAGATTGAATTATAGATTTAACAAAGATCCTTTTGCTGTCACTGATCTGGTATTATATCCTAGATCTACTTTTGATCCTGAATTGATTACTGAGATTATGGAAGAATTTTCCAAGGTCCCGGCATCTTATCTTTCTAGAACACTCGCTCATAGAGGAGAAAATATGCTCCATAGGATTGTTCTCGTCCTTCCTCAAGGGATTTCTTTTCCATTAGAATGGATTTCCGAGATCAGAGAATATATCCCTGTTTTCCAGGAAATGGAATGGGAAGAAGCAGTACGAAAGTCCGAAGAACTTGGAGGAGAATTTCCAGGGGCAAGGATCATTTCTAAAAATGAAAACGGCTCGGCTTGGAAAATCCTAAAAGAAAATGCAGACCCCGAATCTGTAACCTTTGCCGACAGAGTTTTAGAAAAGCGTTGGTGCTGGGAAGTTTTAGGTTATTCTGAGAAATGA